In one window of Epinephelus fuscoguttatus linkage group LG20, E.fuscoguttatus.final_Chr_v1 DNA:
- the LOC125880871 gene encoding endoplasmic reticulum protein SC65-like, with the protein MLVFCAKGHALLCLTFVFMTAAQYENYSFINFPTDELVPLTTAYGLALDHYAAENWTESIQYLELSLRLLRLLRDSVRYCVLHCNSSRHEEPAFGGNQELRVYWHVMMRASCQKKCREHFPALQLPPPSRHILYDFSRRSAYRYLHFAHSRLNDLQSAIPCAYTYLQKNPEDQEMRQLMEEYKSQYDLSGYLTDHEEQQHEASFVRGVKLINSGDFSTGVEHMEDALRLYLHEYDLCQADCEGISQLTPHTDFYAVIADVYVDVLRCKLRCEENLKPNVGGYFVEKFVATIYHYLQYAYYKMNDGRSAVPCVYSYFLFESEDQVMKQNLQYYKAYSEQWGLQAEHFTPRMEALKLYNLTVTQKQMLTSAEKYAEMGDEDFLGPEGAALLASESPDVEFEGMGDYEESIYADWRQPEGKGDSGESDI; encoded by the exons ATGCTTGTATTCTGCGCCAAAGGACACGCTTTGCtttgtttgacttttgtttttatgacagCCGCGCAATATGAAAACTACAGCTTCATTAATTTCCCCACAGATGAGCTGGTGCCGCTCACCACTGCGTATGGACTGGCTTTGGATCATTACGCAGCAGAGAACTGGACTGAATCGATCCAATATTTGGAGCTGAGTTTGCGTTTGCTCCGGCTGCTTAGAGACAGTGTGAGGTACTGCGTGCTGCActgtaacagcagcagacatGAAGAACCTGCCTTTGGGGGAAACCAGGAGCTCCGCGTCTACTGGCACGTTATGATGAGAGCGTCCTGTCAGAAGAAGTGCAGGGAGCACTTCCCCGCGCTGCAGCTCCCCCCTCCCAGCAGGCACATCCTGTACGACTTCAGCAGAAGATCTGCATACAGATATCTGCACTTTGCGCACTCCAGG CTCAATGATCTGCAGAGCGCCATCCCATGTGCCTACACCTACCTCCAGAAGAACCCTGAGGACCAGGAGATGCGGCAGCTGATGGAGGAGTACAAGAGCCAGTACGACCTGAGCGGCTACCTCACCGACCACGAAGAACAACAACATGAG GCCTCCTTTGTGAGAGGAGTGAAACTCATCAACTCAGGTGACTTCAGCACGGGTGTTGAACACATGGAGGACGCTCTGAGACTTTACCTCCACGAGTATGACCTCTGTCAGGCTGACTGTGAAGGGATCAGTCAGCTTACGCCACACACTGACTTCTACGCAGTCATAGCAG ATGTTTACGTTGACGTGTTACGCTGTAAGCTCAGATGTGAAGAAAACTTGAAGCCTAATGTCGGGGGTTATTTCGTGGAGAAATTTGTGGCCACCATTTACCACTACCTGCAGTATGCCTATTATAAGA TGAACGACGGCCGCAGTGCGGTGCCCTGTGTGTACAgctacttcctgtttgaatCTGAGGACCAGGTCATGAAGCAGAACCTGCAGTACTATAAAGCCTACAGTGAACAGTGGGGGCTTCAGGCTGAACACTTCACACCCAGGATG GAGGCTCTCAAACTCTACAACCTCACTGTCACTCAAAAGCAGATGCTGACATCTGCAGAGAAGTACGCAGAGATGGGTGATGAG GATTTTCTTGGACCAGAGGGAGCAGCACTTTTGGCCTCAGAGTCCCCTGATGTTGAGTTTGAGGGGATGGGAGACTACGAGGAGTCGATCTACGCTGACTGGAGACAACCGGAGGGCAAAGGAGACTCTGGGGAGTCAGATATCTGA